The proteins below come from a single Azospirillum thiophilum genomic window:
- the def gene encoding peptide deformylase, translating to MARLPILVAPHPVLKRKAQPVAEVDARVAKLMDDMVETMYDANGIGLAAPQVGVLDRVIVVDVHEKGEPPNPIRLANPEIVWSSDEKAVCEEGCLSVPEQYAEVTRPERIRVRYLDERNQPQELEADGMLATCLQHEIDHLNGVLFVDYLSTLKRGILLKKVQKLQKATA from the coding sequence ATGGCCCGTCTTCCGATCCTCGTCGCCCCGCATCCGGTCCTGAAGCGCAAGGCGCAACCCGTCGCCGAAGTGGATGCGCGCGTCGCCAAGCTGATGGACGACATGGTGGAGACCATGTACGACGCCAACGGCATCGGTCTGGCCGCCCCGCAGGTCGGGGTGCTCGACCGCGTCATCGTGGTCGACGTCCACGAGAAGGGCGAGCCGCCCAACCCGATCCGCCTCGCCAATCCGGAGATCGTCTGGTCGTCGGACGAGAAGGCGGTGTGCGAGGAGGGCTGCCTGTCGGTGCCCGAGCAATATGCCGAGGTGACGCGTCCGGAACGAATCCGCGTCCGCTATCTCGACGAACGCAACCAGCCGCAGGAGCTGGAGGCCGACGGCATGCTCGCCACCTGCCTGCAGCACGAGATCGACCATCTGAACGGCGTGCTGTTCGTCGACTATCTGTCGACGCTGAAGCGCGGCATCCTGCTGAAGAAGGTGCAGAAGCTCCAGAAGGCGACGGCCTGA
- the fmt gene encoding methionyl-tRNA formyltransferase — protein MTPLSLVFMGTPDFAVPSLAALIDAGHRVVCVYSQPPRPAGRGQQVQKSPVHRFAEEHGIPVRTPKSLRNAEAQAEFAGLDADAAVVAAYGLILPQPVLDAPRLGCVNVHGSLLPRWRGAAPIQRSILAGDAETGITIMQMDIGLDTGAMLSREAVAITPATTASSLHDDLAALGARMIVPALEGLASGTLKAVPQPEEGVTYAAKLTREDGRLDWSQSAAYVERQVRALTPWPGCWFDAANGERIKVLAAEPAPDMAGSAGTLLDDRLTVACADGAVRLTRVQRPGKAPVDGAAFLRGFALGLGQPVSAEAVAD, from the coding sequence ATGACCCCGCTCAGTCTCGTCTTCATGGGCACGCCGGATTTCGCCGTGCCCAGCCTTGCCGCGCTGATCGATGCGGGGCATCGGGTCGTCTGCGTCTACAGCCAGCCGCCGCGCCCGGCCGGCCGCGGCCAGCAGGTGCAGAAATCCCCCGTCCACCGCTTCGCCGAGGAGCATGGCATCCCCGTGCGCACGCCCAAGAGCCTGCGCAATGCGGAGGCCCAGGCGGAGTTCGCCGGCCTCGACGCCGATGCCGCGGTTGTCGCCGCCTATGGCCTGATCCTGCCGCAGCCGGTCCTCGACGCCCCAAGGCTGGGCTGCGTCAACGTACATGGCTCGCTGCTGCCGCGCTGGCGCGGGGCGGCGCCGATCCAGCGCTCCATCCTGGCCGGCGATGCCGAGACCGGGATCACCATCATGCAGATGGACATCGGGCTCGACACCGGCGCCATGCTGTCCCGCGAGGCGGTCGCCATCACCCCCGCCACCACCGCCAGCAGCCTGCATGACGACCTGGCGGCGCTGGGCGCCCGCATGATCGTCCCGGCGCTGGAGGGGCTGGCATCCGGCACGCTCAAGGCCGTGCCGCAGCCGGAAGAGGGCGTCACCTACGCCGCCAAGCTGACGCGCGAGGATGGCCGGCTCGACTGGAGCCAGTCCGCCGCTTACGTCGAGCGGCAGGTCCGCGCCCTGACCCCCTGGCCCGGCTGCTGGTTCGATGCTGCGAATGGCGAGCGCATCAAGGTGCTGGCGGCAGAGCCGGCGCCGGACATGGCCGGTTCCGCCGGCACGCTGCTGGATGACCGGCTCACGGTGGCCTGCGCCGACGGGGCGGTGCGGCTGACCAGGGTGCAGCGGCCGGGCAAAGCGCCGGTGGACGGCGCCGCCTTCCTGCGCGGCTTCGCTCTTGGCCTTGGGCAGCCGGTCTCCGCCGAAGCCGTCGCGGACTGA
- the truA gene encoding tRNA pseudouridine(38-40) synthase TruA: MQRWKLTVEYDGRPFVGWQRQDNGPSVQQSLEEAVQRLSGETVRVHGSGRTDAGVHALGQVCHFDLEKPFTGLKLRDALNFHLKPAPIAVLEVEAVADDFHARLTSTGRAYVYRIVNRRAPLALESGRAWHVTRPLDAGAMHAAAQVLVGQHDFSSFRASLCQAKSPVKTLDRLDVERQGEEIRVHAAARSFLHHQVRNMVGTLELVGAGKWSPNDVRRALDARDRAKAGPTCPPDGLYFVAARY; encoded by the coding sequence GTGCAGCGCTGGAAACTGACCGTCGAGTATGACGGTCGTCCCTTCGTCGGCTGGCAGCGGCAGGACAACGGCCCCTCGGTGCAGCAGAGCCTGGAGGAGGCGGTGCAGCGCCTGTCGGGCGAGACCGTGCGCGTCCACGGCTCGGGCCGGACGGATGCCGGCGTGCATGCGCTGGGGCAGGTCTGCCATTTCGACCTGGAGAAGCCCTTCACCGGGCTGAAGCTGCGCGATGCCCTGAACTTCCATCTGAAGCCGGCCCCCATCGCGGTGCTTGAGGTGGAGGCGGTGGCGGACGACTTCCACGCCCGGCTGACCTCGACCGGCCGCGCCTATGTCTACCGCATCGTCAACCGCCGGGCGCCGCTGGCGCTCGAGTCCGGCCGGGCCTGGCACGTCACCCGTCCGCTCGATGCCGGGGCGATGCACGCGGCGGCGCAGGTCCTGGTCGGCCAGCATGATTTCTCCAGCTTCCGCGCCTCGCTGTGCCAGGCCAAATCGCCGGTGAAGACGCTCGACCGGCTCGACGTCGAGCGGCAGGGCGAGGAAATCCGTGTCCATGCCGCCGCGCGCTCCTTCCTGCATCATCAGGTCCGCAACATGGTGGGCACGCTGGAACTGGTCGGCGCCGGCAAATGGAGCCCCAACGACGTCCGCCGCGCGCTGGATGCCCGCGACCGTGCCAAGGCCGGGCCGACCTGTCCGCCGGACGGGCTGTATTTCGTGGCGGCGCGCTACTGA
- a CDS encoding alpha/beta hydrolase family protein encodes MSLRSLCLAGIAVAAALPVHAQSRPNDESFSNAVVAAGKTITRRQCADLEARETASWVEVDGHGECLRYYAAGLKPGSNPIVAAWMHGDIMGSKPRQIGHQEGLGVAGMIEQERMLSERFGVPFIFLARPGAYGSSGKFWTMRHTPREAALMNAHLDLLKTRYGIGQWSLGGHSAGGTLTAEFLARRTDLQCAVISSGASAYEAYLKAHDAKARLAKPETWFDPYRSLDRIPRDPARRIFVIGDPRETNVLFRTQRLYFDGLAARGHKAWLVPLERARPPRFHGLVDFGETATGLCAQGIDTERLLEKLQSMPGQPERISN; translated from the coding sequence ATGTCGCTCCGCTCCCTGTGTCTGGCCGGCATCGCCGTCGCGGCAGCGCTCCCCGTCCACGCGCAATCCCGCCCCAATGACGAATCCTTCTCCAACGCGGTGGTTGCCGCCGGGAAAACCATCACGCGCAGGCAATGCGCCGACCTGGAGGCGCGGGAAACCGCCAGCTGGGTGGAGGTGGACGGCCACGGCGAATGCCTGCGCTATTACGCAGCCGGCCTGAAGCCGGGCTCCAATCCGATCGTCGCGGCCTGGATGCATGGCGACATCATGGGCTCCAAGCCGCGGCAGATCGGGCATCAGGAGGGGCTGGGCGTCGCCGGGATGATCGAGCAGGAACGGATGCTGTCGGAGCGCTTCGGCGTGCCCTTCATCTTCCTGGCCCGTCCGGGGGCCTACGGCAGTTCCGGCAAGTTCTGGACCATGCGCCATACCCCACGCGAGGCGGCGCTGATGAACGCCCATCTCGATCTGCTCAAGACGCGCTACGGCATCGGGCAATGGTCGCTTGGCGGGCACAGTGCGGGGGGCACGCTGACGGCCGAATTCCTGGCCCGCCGCACCGACCTGCAATGCGCCGTCATCTCGTCGGGAGCGTCGGCTTATGAGGCGTATCTCAAGGCGCACGACGCCAAGGCCCGGCTGGCCAAGCCCGAGACATGGTTCGATCCCTACCGCTCGCTCGACCGGATTCCCAGGGACCCGGCCCGCCGCATCTTCGTCATCGGCGACCCGCGGGAAACGAACGTGCTGTTCCGGACCCAGCGCCTTTACTTCGACGGCCTGGCGGCACGCGGGCACAAGGCTTGGCTGGTCCCGCTCGAACGCGCCCGGCCGCCCCGCTTCCACGGTCTGGTGGATTTCGGCGAAACCGCCACCGGCCTCTGCGCCCAAGGCATTGACACGGAGAGGCTTCTGGAAAAGCTCCAATCCATGCCCGGGCAGCCGGAGCGGATCAGCAACTGA
- a CDS encoding LysR family transcriptional regulator, which yields MTVRNFTGPAPLDWDDLRVFLELARTGSLSAAARSLRLSHATVGRRLAALEEALGQTLVERRPDGYVLTGEGESVRALAEAMDERAQAIRRREGSGEGGGEGGGAGLTGTVRLTMTQALADRFVIPRLGPLRAAHPGLDLEVIADNRTLSLARREADLAIRLARPQRGDLVGRRLATLGYGLYAAPDAPDALIAYDESMAELPEALWLDRHGGGRRVAFRSNSVQGQLAAAVAGFGIAFLPCLLADGVPGLERRPLPGPPLTREAWLLVHRDRRDVPRVRAVIGHLVAVFSAEHARLEGC from the coding sequence ATGACTGTTCGGAATTTCACAGGCCCCGCCCCGCTCGACTGGGACGATCTGCGCGTCTTCCTGGAGCTGGCCCGCACCGGCAGCCTGTCGGCGGCGGCGCGCAGCCTGCGGCTGAGCCATGCCACGGTCGGCAGGCGGCTGGCAGCGCTGGAAGAGGCGCTGGGCCAGACGCTGGTGGAGCGGCGGCCCGACGGCTATGTCCTGACCGGGGAAGGCGAGAGCGTCCGTGCGCTGGCCGAGGCGATGGACGAGCGGGCGCAGGCGATCCGCCGCCGCGAGGGCAGCGGCGAGGGGGGTGGCGAGGGGGGCGGCGCCGGCCTGACCGGCACGGTGCGGCTGACCATGACCCAGGCGCTGGCCGACCGCTTCGTCATTCCGCGGCTGGGACCGCTGCGTGCCGCCCATCCGGGGCTGGATCTGGAGGTGATCGCCGACAACCGCACCCTCAGCCTCGCCCGGCGGGAAGCCGATCTGGCGATCCGGCTGGCCCGGCCGCAGCGCGGCGATCTGGTCGGCCGGCGGCTGGCGACGCTGGGCTATGGGCTCTACGCCGCACCGGATGCGCCCGACGCCCTGATCGCCTACGACGAGTCGATGGCGGAACTGCCGGAAGCGCTGTGGCTCGACCGCCATGGCGGCGGCCGGCGGGTGGCCTTCCGGTCCAACAGCGTGCAGGGGCAGCTGGCGGCGGCGGTGGCCGGCTTCGGCATCGCCTTCCTGCCCTGCCTTCTGGCGGACGGCGTGCCGGGGCTGGAGCGCCGTCCCCTGCCCGGCCCGCCGCTGACCCGCGAGGCGTGGCTGCTGGTCCACCGCGACCGCCGCGACGTGCCGCGGGTGCGGGCGGTGATCGGGCATCTGGTGGCCGTCTTCAGCGCCGAGCACGCCCGGCTGGAAGGCTGTTGA
- a CDS encoding isochorismatase family protein, with translation MTSKTLRQIVGAPSHPSPLDKAVLVLIDLQREYTDGALRLSGVDAAVEQAAALLELARANGVPVIHIVHHTAPGAPLFDPAGPLAEIVPAVTPREGEPVIVKRLANAFAGTGLEAVARGTGRGEMIIAGFMTHNCVSSTARSAVDHGWRVTVVAAATATRDLPDGRGGVVSATDIQRGVLTGLSDSLAVVVEDARVWR, from the coding sequence ATGACATCCAAGACCCTGCGCCAGATCGTCGGCGCCCCCAGCCATCCCAGTCCGCTCGACAAGGCGGTGCTGGTGCTGATCGATCTTCAGCGCGAATACACGGACGGAGCCCTGCGCCTGTCCGGCGTCGATGCGGCGGTGGAGCAGGCCGCCGCCCTGCTGGAGCTTGCCCGCGCCAACGGCGTGCCGGTGATCCACATCGTCCATCACACCGCGCCGGGCGCCCCGCTGTTCGACCCGGCCGGGCCGCTGGCGGAGATCGTCCCGGCGGTCACCCCGCGCGAAGGCGAGCCGGTGATCGTCAAGCGCCTCGCCAACGCCTTCGCCGGCACCGGCCTGGAGGCGGTCGCCCGTGGCACCGGGCGCGGCGAGATGATCATCGCCGGCTTCATGACCCACAATTGCGTCAGCAGCACCGCGCGCTCGGCCGTCGACCATGGCTGGCGGGTGACGGTCGTGGCAGCGGCCACCGCCACCCGCGACCTGCCGGACGGCCGCGGCGGCGTGGTGTCCGCGACCGACATCCAGCGGGGCGTGCTGACCGGCCTGTCCGACAGCCTCGCGGTGGTGGTGGAGGATGCGCGGGTTTGGCGGTGA
- a CDS encoding ABC transporter substrate-binding protein, whose protein sequence is MTTFKRGLTGRTAMGRTAIGQAAIGRAIFGAAALAFAGFAAVPASADTPKDALVMAWQFDDIVSLDPAEIFELSGAEYSAQVYDRLIHFDVNDVSRIEGEIAESWTVSPDGRTFTFKIRDGIAFHSGNPLTAEDVAWSFSRAVKMNKGPAFILTQFGLTPDNVDRMVRATDPRTLVFTTDKTYAPTFVLYCLTADVASVVDAKLVKGKEKGGDFGAGWLKTNSAGSGPFMLRQWKASELLAFDANPKYWRGAPKMKRVLIRHIAEPATQRLLLEKGDVDVARNLKPEQFEPLKSSDAIRLVQAPKGTLWYLSLNQKNATLAKPEVREAFKYLVDYDAMAGTIMNGIGAVHQAFLPKGFLGAVNDNPYKYDPAKAKELLAKAGYPDGFTVSMDVRNTNPTQDMAQAIQASAAKAGVKIEIIPGDGKQVLTKYRARNHELMIQQWGADYQDPNSNADTFASNPDNSDNAKSKPLAWRNAWDIPELTKKTAAAVEERDSAKRAALYQELQRTVLAESPFVIMFQQTEMVAERKSVSGLVWGPSFDTNYYWKAEKK, encoded by the coding sequence ATGACCACCTTCAAGCGCGGCCTGACCGGGCGGACGGCAATGGGGCGGACGGCGATCGGACAGGCGGCGATCGGACGGGCGATCTTCGGAGCCGCCGCCCTGGCTTTCGCCGGCTTCGCCGCCGTCCCGGCATCGGCCGATACGCCGAAGGACGCGCTGGTGATGGCGTGGCAGTTCGACGACATCGTCAGCCTCGACCCGGCCGAGATCTTCGAGCTGTCGGGGGCGGAATACAGCGCCCAGGTCTATGACCGGCTGATCCATTTCGACGTCAACGACGTCAGCAGGATCGAGGGCGAGATCGCCGAAAGCTGGACCGTGTCGCCCGATGGCAGGACCTTCACGTTCAAGATCCGCGACGGCATCGCCTTCCATTCCGGCAACCCGCTGACTGCCGAGGATGTCGCCTGGTCCTTCTCCCGCGCAGTGAAGATGAACAAGGGGCCGGCCTTCATCCTGACCCAGTTCGGCCTGACCCCGGACAATGTCGACCGGATGGTCCGGGCGACCGATCCGCGCACGCTGGTCTTCACCACCGACAAGACCTATGCCCCGACCTTCGTGCTGTACTGCCTGACCGCCGACGTTGCGTCGGTCGTCGATGCCAAGCTGGTGAAGGGCAAGGAGAAGGGCGGCGATTTCGGTGCGGGCTGGCTGAAGACCAACTCCGCCGGCTCCGGCCCCTTCATGCTGCGGCAATGGAAGGCGAGCGAGTTGCTGGCCTTCGACGCCAACCCGAAATACTGGCGCGGCGCACCGAAGATGAAGCGCGTGCTGATCCGCCACATCGCCGAGCCGGCGACCCAGCGGCTGTTGCTGGAGAAGGGTGACGTCGACGTCGCCCGCAACCTGAAGCCGGAGCAGTTCGAGCCGCTGAAGTCGAGCGACGCCATCCGGCTGGTCCAGGCACCGAAGGGCACCCTGTGGTATCTCAGCCTGAACCAGAAGAACGCCACCCTGGCCAAGCCCGAGGTGCGCGAGGCGTTCAAGTATCTGGTCGATTACGACGCCATGGCCGGCACGATCATGAACGGCATCGGCGCCGTCCATCAGGCCTTCCTGCCCAAGGGTTTCCTGGGCGCGGTGAACGACAATCCCTACAAGTACGATCCCGCCAAGGCGAAGGAGCTCCTGGCCAAGGCCGGCTACCCCGACGGCTTCACCGTCAGCATGGACGTGCGCAACACCAACCCGACCCAGGACATGGCCCAGGCGATCCAGGCCAGTGCCGCCAAGGCCGGCGTTAAGATCGAGATCATCCCCGGCGACGGAAAGCAGGTGCTGACCAAGTACCGCGCCCGCAACCACGAGCTGATGATCCAGCAATGGGGTGCCGACTACCAGGATCCGAACTCCAACGCCGACACCTTCGCCTCCAACCCCGACAACAGCGACAACGCCAAGTCCAAGCCGCTGGCATGGCGCAACGCCTGGGACATCCCGGAGCTGACGAAGAAGACCGCCGCCGCCGTGGAGGAGCGCGACAGCGCCAAGCGCGCCGCCCTGTACCAGGAGTTGCAGCGGACGGTCCTGGCCGAATCGCCCTTCGTCATCATGTTCCAGCAGACCGAGATGGTCGCCGAGCGCAAGAGCGTCAGCGGCCTCGTCTGGGGCCCGAGCTTCGACACCAACTATTACTGGAAGGCCGAGAAGAAGTAA
- a CDS encoding aspartate-semialdehyde dehydrogenase, whose protein sequence is MGYTVAVIGATGNVGREILQTLAERKFPADKVIALASDKSIGQEVSYGEDDILKVLDLNKFDFNGVDIVLSSPGAKVSAVHVPRAVAAGCVVIDNTSHFRMDPNVPLVVPEVNPQALAGFRKRNIVANPNGATIQMVMALKPLHERFTIRRVVVSTYQSVSGAGKEAMDELFTQTRAIFVNDPIAKSVFPKQIAFNVIPHIDSFMEDGSTREEWKMMVETKKILDPKMKVAATCVRVPTFIGHALSINIETEEPVSAEEARNILRASPGLSVIDQQSGEGYITPVEVAGDDSVYISRIREDISVENGLSLWCVADNLRKGSALNAVQIAELLVRDYLVE, encoded by the coding sequence ATGGGCTATACCGTCGCGGTCATCGGCGCCACCGGCAATGTCGGACGCGAGATCCTGCAAACGCTGGCCGAGCGGAAGTTCCCGGCCGACAAGGTCATTGCCCTGGCCTCCGACAAATCCATCGGCCAGGAGGTCTCCTATGGCGAGGACGACATCCTCAAGGTCCTGGATCTCAACAAGTTCGACTTCAACGGCGTGGACATCGTGCTGTCGTCGCCCGGCGCCAAGGTCTCGGCGGTCCATGTCCCGCGCGCCGTCGCCGCCGGCTGCGTGGTGATCGACAACACCTCCCATTTCCGCATGGATCCCAACGTGCCGCTGGTGGTGCCGGAGGTGAACCCGCAGGCGCTCGCCGGCTTCCGCAAGCGCAACATCGTCGCCAACCCCAACGGCGCCACCATCCAGATGGTGATGGCGCTGAAGCCGCTGCACGAGCGCTTCACGATCCGCCGTGTCGTGGTGTCGACCTACCAATCGGTGTCGGGGGCGGGCAAGGAGGCGATGGACGAGCTGTTCACCCAGACCCGTGCCATCTTCGTCAACGATCCCATCGCCAAGAGCGTCTTTCCCAAGCAGATCGCCTTCAACGTCATCCCCCACATCGATAGCTTCATGGAGGACGGCTCCACCCGCGAAGAGTGGAAGATGATGGTGGAGACCAAGAAGATCCTCGATCCCAAGATGAAGGTCGCCGCCACCTGCGTCCGCGTGCCGACCTTCATCGGCCATGCCCTGTCGATCAACATCGAGACCGAGGAGCCGGTCAGCGCGGAGGAGGCCCGCAACATCCTGCGCGCGTCCCCCGGCCTGTCGGTGATCGACCAGCAGAGCGGCGAGGGCTACATCACCCCGGTCGAGGTCGCCGGCGACGACTCCGTCTATATCAGCCGCATCCGCGAGGACATCTCGGTCGAGAACGGCCTGTCCCTGTGGTGCGTCGCCGACAATCTGCGCAAGGGCTCCGCGCTCAACGCCGTGCAGATCGCCGAACTGCTGGTGCGGGATTATCTGGTCGAGTGA
- a CDS encoding branched-chain amino acid ABC transporter permease — translation MLRILPLLCLVLLMLTGCGVDADQDALCRKLIPAFDGGSATDLSTRGYAEEKRVLRIDYSVAGKQHWIACRFAGTGLEEGRRTLVAVATDRTGWLSEMRFAMLQQWLRIRPPRDAAGPVAVAGERQPPTRWMPVLFLAQQVINAATVACVYGLLALGYTLVYAILGQINLAMGELTMLGAMLTAIAAAGLGMAGWATWPPALLGALVLVMGFTAVQGWTMDRLVFRRLRGVRSHTPLIVAVGLSIAYQEGVRLLHGARDWWPAPVLTGRHDLLSDGAFTVTALTAQLAILGLTGGLYALLWGIMQRTAFGRAHRACTDDVAAAELVGVDVNRTVAVTFAIGGGLAAAAGSVIALYYGGVNFFTGYLIGFKALAAAVVGGIGSVPGAMLGGALLGLVETFWSAYFAIAYKDIVAFGLLTLFLIYRPQGLLGQARGRGD, via the coding sequence GTGCTCCGCATCCTGCCGCTGCTGTGCCTCGTCCTGCTGATGCTCACCGGGTGCGGCGTCGATGCCGACCAGGATGCGCTGTGCCGGAAGCTGATCCCCGCCTTCGATGGCGGCTCCGCCACCGACCTGTCCACCCGCGGCTATGCCGAGGAGAAGCGGGTGCTGCGGATCGACTACAGCGTTGCGGGAAAACAGCATTGGATCGCCTGCCGCTTCGCCGGCACCGGCCTGGAGGAGGGGCGGCGGACGCTGGTGGCGGTGGCGACCGACCGCACCGGATGGCTGTCGGAGATGCGCTTCGCCATGCTGCAGCAATGGCTGCGCATCCGGCCGCCGCGCGATGCCGCCGGTCCGGTGGCGGTTGCGGGGGAACGTCAGCCGCCGACGCGCTGGATGCCGGTGCTGTTCCTGGCGCAGCAGGTGATCAATGCCGCGACGGTCGCCTGCGTCTATGGACTGCTGGCGCTGGGCTACACGCTGGTCTATGCGATTCTCGGCCAGATCAATCTGGCGATGGGCGAGCTGACGATGCTCGGCGCCATGCTGACGGCCATCGCGGCGGCCGGGCTGGGCATGGCCGGCTGGGCGACATGGCCGCCGGCGCTGCTGGGCGCGCTGGTGCTGGTGATGGGCTTCACCGCGGTGCAGGGCTGGACGATGGACCGGCTGGTCTTCCGCCGCCTGCGCGGCGTTCGGAGCCACACGCCGCTGATCGTCGCGGTCGGTCTGTCGATCGCCTATCAGGAGGGGGTGCGGCTGCTGCACGGCGCCCGAGACTGGTGGCCGGCCCCGGTGCTGACCGGCCGGCACGATTTGCTGAGCGACGGCGCCTTCACCGTCACCGCGCTGACGGCGCAACTGGCGATCCTGGGGCTGACCGGCGGACTCTACGCCCTGCTGTGGGGCATCATGCAGCGGACCGCCTTCGGCCGGGCGCACCGCGCCTGCACCGACGACGTGGCGGCGGCGGAACTGGTGGGGGTGGACGTCAACCGGACGGTTGCGGTGACCTTCGCCATCGGCGGCGGGCTGGCCGCAGCGGCGGGGTCGGTGATCGCGCTCTATTATGGTGGGGTGAACTTCTTCACCGGCTACCTGATCGGCTTCAAGGCGCTGGCCGCGGCGGTGGTCGGCGGCATCGGATCGGTGCCCGGCGCGATGCTGGGCGGTGCCCTGCTCGGGCTGGTCGAGACCTTCTGGTCGGCCTATTTCGCCATCGCCTACAAGGACATCGTGGCGTTCGGGCTGCTGACGCTGTTCCTGATCTACCGGCCGCAGGGACTGCTGGGGCAGGCGCGGGGGCGGGGGGATTAG
- the leuC gene encoding 3-isopropylmalate dehydratase large subunit codes for MSKPRTLFDKIWDSHVVHRQDDGTCILYIDRHLVHEVTSPQAFEGLRVAGRKVRRPEATLAVPDHNVPTTDRSKGIAEEESRIQVETLDKNARDFGVRYFPMDDIRQGIVHIVGPEQGFTLPGATIVCGDSHTATHGAFGALAFGIGTSEVEHVLATQTLLQKPAKNMLIRVDGALNPGVTAKDIVLAIIGRIGTAGGTGYVIEFAGDAIRELSMEGRMTVCNMAIEGGARAGLIAPDEKTFAYVQGRALAPKAGAFEQAVAYWKTLPSDEGAVYDTTVVLNAADIAPQVTWGTSPEDVLPITATVPNPAEIADAGKRAAVERSLAYMGLTPGQPLTEVKVDTVFIGSCTNGRIEDLRAAADLAKGRKVAEGVRALVVPGSGLVKEQAEEEGLDKIFVEAGFEWREPGCSMCLAMNADRLAPGERSASTSNRNFEGRQGRGGRTHLVSPAMAVAAAVTGHLTDVRTL; via the coding sequence ATGTCCAAGCCGCGCACTCTGTTCGACAAGATCTGGGACAGCCACGTCGTGCACCGCCAGGATGACGGCACCTGCATCCTCTATATCGACCGCCATCTGGTCCATGAAGTGACCAGCCCGCAGGCGTTCGAAGGATTGCGCGTCGCCGGCCGCAAGGTGCGCCGTCCGGAAGCCACTCTCGCCGTCCCCGATCACAACGTCCCCACCACCGACCGCTCCAAGGGCATCGCCGAGGAGGAAAGCCGGATCCAGGTGGAGACGCTGGACAAGAACGCCCGCGACTTCGGCGTCCGCTATTTCCCGATGGACGACATCCGCCAGGGCATCGTCCACATCGTCGGCCCGGAACAGGGCTTCACCCTGCCCGGCGCCACCATCGTCTGCGGCGACAGCCACACCGCCACCCACGGCGCCTTCGGTGCGCTGGCCTTCGGCATCGGCACGTCGGAGGTGGAGCATGTGCTGGCCACCCAGACCCTGCTGCAGAAGCCGGCCAAGAACATGCTGATCCGCGTCGACGGCGCGCTGAACCCGGGCGTCACCGCCAAGGACATCGTGCTGGCGATCATCGGCAGGATCGGCACCGCCGGCGGCACCGGCTACGTGATCGAGTTCGCGGGCGACGCCATCCGCGAGCTGTCGATGGAAGGCCGCATGACCGTCTGCAACATGGCGATCGAGGGCGGCGCCCGTGCCGGCCTGATCGCCCCGGACGAGAAGACCTTCGCCTATGTCCAGGGCCGCGCGTTGGCGCCGAAGGCCGGTGCCTTCGAGCAGGCCGTCGCCTACTGGAAGACGCTGCCGTCGGACGAGGGCGCGGTCTATGACACCACCGTCGTCCTGAACGCCGCCGACATCGCGCCGCAGGTCACCTGGGGCACCAGCCCGGAAGACGTGCTGCCGATCACCGCGACCGTGCCGAACCCGGCCGAGATCGCCGATGCCGGCAAGCGCGCCGCCGTCGAGCGCTCGCTGGCCTACATGGGCCTGACCCCCGGCCAGCCGCTGACCGAGGTGAAGGTGGACACCGTGTTCATCGGCTCCTGCACCAATGGCCGCATCGAAGACCTGCGCGCCGCCGCCGACCTCGCCAAGGGCCGCAAGGTCGCCGAGGGCGTGCGCGCCCTGGTGGTCCCCGGTTCGGGTCTGGTCAAGGAGCAGGCCGAGGAAGAGGGTCTGGACAAGATCTTCGTCGAGGCCGGCTTCGAGTGGCGCGAGCCGGGCTGCTCCATGTGCCTGGCGATGAACGCCGACCGTCTGGCTCCCGGCGAGCGCAGCGCCTCGACCTCGAACCGCAACTTCGAGGGCCGTCAGGGCCGCGGCGGCCGCACCCACCTCGTCAGCCCGGCGATGGCCGTGGCGGCGGCGGTGACCGGGCATCTGACGGACGTGCGGACGCTGTAA